gaaagagaattgattagttcttttcgtgagtctttcgggtttttgagtcgttcgttaatcacgtgacagacccatacgccaAACCAATGGAgcctgagccggaaagagaattgattagttcgtttcatgagtctttcgggtttttgagtcgttccttaatcatgtgacagacccatacgccaAACCAATGCAGTCAATACAGTGAGGCTGTGTGACCCAAGCATATTATATTTCTAAGTAAATAACTAACTCTCCAGTTTTATTTCAGCTTGGgttacaactgttaaagctACAGTTATcataatgttttaaactaacattaataattcaaattcaaaatgttatttgcttttaatttatgtcattatgtcctttttgagcaatcttcttatacatatattagaccaatatgtcaGGTCTGCCTAgtaaaagcaattattataccagcaaactcaaaattggagtaaaaatgaacaaactaggctatactttgtattgtaggcttgaattattatattattatacagcctagtgtttatttacagatagacaaaaagataaattaatcaatattttatttataacaggggttatttatttataaaataataacacaccacagattctcaagaaacagtaacaaaaacatagtgacagaaatgtcagaaatagcgtatgggtctgtcacgtgattaaagaacgactcaaaaacccgaaagactcatgaaacgaactaatcaattctctttccggctcaggcTCCATTGGTTtggcgtatgggtctgtcacgtgattaacgaacgactcaaaaacccgaaagattcatgaaatgaactaatcaattctctttccggctcagactgcattggtttagcgtatgggatattttattatgtcacagtcgccggcgccgcttccgcttttccggtcatgagtatgaggtttacaggagctgtccttgtcgacagaaccagcggcagacggtaaacagtaattatgttccataaatgagtaacacaatccaccataaaacgtgcaagaagtaaataaggaactgcttgaagcaagctagtggtttgctgaacgctagacactacttccgcatttgtccacgacactgttgtcatgtggtttctacgtcagtaaaggcggtaacaaagggtaactgacgtcattgacaggcgactgcactgccccgtgtcactgttcAGAATGGggattttctcatgatttacaagtagttgaaaacattagagatattgttagtaatcagctggacaaaatatataacactagtctagtggtttttggatattttactgcgaaaatcttacatagtgtacctttaagttCATTTCAAAGTATGACACAACAATTGAAAATAGACTAAAGGAACTTCCCCGAAATGTCACGCTTATGAGCCACCAGGTTCAGGACGAGCTGCTTGAGGCGGCAGCCTCGCTGCTACTTCGTAAAATAAAGGCTGAGCCACATGAACAACCCGCATATTTTGCCATAATTGCAGATGAATATAAAGATCAATCAAAACGTGAACTTGTTGCTGTCTGTGTCCGTTTCATTCATCGCAAAGTAATCAAAGAACGTGCGATAGCCTTTATTGAAACAGAAGAAATGTCTGCTGTTGGAAATTCACAGAGGATCCTTGAGGTCATTAAACCACTTGGGTTAAATCCTTCTCTCTGCGTCGGGATCTGCTTAGATGGCGCATCGGTCATGTCAGGACACAGAGGAGGGGTTCAAGTTCTCTTGAAAGAAACCTTTTCGAAAGCCGTTTATGTACACTGCAATTCCCATCGACTCAGTTTGGTGCTTTGCACTGCTGCCAAAGTGTCTGGGCATGTGGCCTCTTTTTTTGATATTGTGaataatataaacaattttTTCACTGGGGCTCAAAGGCACGCTCGGTTCATTGTGCTGCAAAAAGAAATGCATCCAAACCATCAATGTATTCAACTGGAAAGGTCGTCTAGATGGAGCTCAAAATCAGGATCTGtgcataaaatattacatttgctGGATGTAATACTGGAGGCTCTGGCTGAATATGCCGAATCAAGTGGTCAATCAAAAATAGACGCAGAACAGCTGCACAAACAAAGAAATTCACGTTTCTTCTTGTTACATTTTGCAAGCTGTTTGAGAACAGTGATTTTGCAACGAAAGGATTACAGAGTTCAACACTGTGTGTGACAGAATGTATCTCGTTGATTGAAACACTGAAAGGTACATATGCAGCTTTCCGGGATGATTCAAACTGTGACTTTGACGAAGTGCTCAGACTAACGGAGGAGTTAATGGCCAAGCACGAGATAGCTAACTGGGATGTTACTAATTCTCGCAAGCGCAAGCTGCCTGCTAAATTCCATGAGTCTGTCGTCACCACAACACTGGGGAAAACATCCACTGTCAAAAGCAATGATGATTTAAGGGTGTTGTGGAACTGTATTCTTGACAGGCAGATAACAGAGCTGAGCAATCGGTTTCAAGAAGATACCTATGGAATCATGCAAGCGTCGGCATCCCTCTTACCTGGATCCAACACTTTTGGCCTGAAAGAATTGCTTAAAGCACCATGCAGTTTGTATGGTATTGTAGTTAGTGATGCTGAATACACAGTTTTCACCCAACACGTTAGACGCAGAGTTGATACAGAGAACAGAAAATTCCCCTCACTGATTGAAGTTCTTGACAGCTGCCCTGCTGACATTTTCCCCAACATCAACAGTCTGTTAAGGGCCATCATAACGCTGCCTATGACGTCCTGTAGCGTTGAGAGACTTTTCTCTGTAACAAACCGGATCAAGACACGCCTGAGATCATCGATGTTGACAGGACACCTTAATAATTTAACTCTTTTGTCCTTTGAAAGAGAATTAATGGATAAATTGGATTATGACGAAATTATCAATATCTTTAATTCTAAACCCAGGCGACTCtgacttgtttaaaaaaaaaaacatccgcCATGCAAAGGTAAGATGGATATGTTTAGTCTGGCCCCCATACATGATTATGcaatataatttctttaaaaaaaaaaagtacatcttTCCTTGCATTTTCCTTGTGGCGGCCgctcacagctgaacacactcCTTCTGTCACCAGATTTCACTCTTTGTCAGAGTTCTCTATTTATTCGCTGTCTTTCCTTTGGCTTTAGGTTGTGGATAATGGATTTTCCCTTGCATGGCATTGCCGACTGCTCTTTGGCTCTGACTCTTGCCTGCCCCTGACCTTGGTCCTGATCTGTCCCCTGGTTTCGCTGTCTACCTGTCCGGTTACTTATCTCCCACCTGCTTGACCTTGCTCTCTGCATTTGCCCTCGGACTGCTTTCTGTTATTGATCCCTGCCTGGTTAACGGATTCCCCTTTAGCCTCAGCCCTGTTGGTGGCTCGGGATTTGGCAGTCCGACTGTTTAAAAGTTGATTCTCAATAAAGCGTTGTTGATTTGAATTCTTCGCTTTTGAGCCCTCTTTGTTGCAGAACCTGGCAGTGCTTTACTGTAAGCCACGGGCGTTTGAGGTTTGTAGCCTTGTCTTAAAGCTCAAAtcccacaaaaataaaaataaaacataacgttAGGCTGCTGACTTCTCCTGGGTGCGAACTGCTGCTCGCTCGCGTGTATGTAATTGCAACGGCCAGGCTTAACCCTTTGAGCAGTAAGATCCCACAAatgggatttcgaacgttcagcgacgtcacatactgtaactgccaaattcaaactgtgctttcgcgctctcGAAACGGACACGCacagctcttgtcatatatcacaactatgcagtgttttcagccacatgtttttttttaaagtttcatacatttaaatacgcataagcaccattaaaacaatacatttggtgtttataaaatacacagtgatgtcagacatcactggaagcagcaataacagtgaattcaaatataatttgccgacattttattaatatcaggcacacataatgggcctaagtaactataaagtttactcttttattcttccagttcaccagccacttacttatttcaggagaaactgatgtattcacctgctgtaaatccgactgacaggactctgtgaactgcagtgcaaactaagatggcggcgcccatctcacattatagatcaagataaagataatttataaagttttttaaatgacaaaacacattcacttacgcatatttgagaatcagaatatcagatagttgatgacgtgtaagcaagtttgtgaatattttaaataaaaaaggaaaaacaaaataatagcgatccacctgtcatacagtgttattgtggctgcgttcGGCGTACTTGTCACGCACGCCTctcaatattttaaactcaagctcgaaagggttaataattaattaatgtagGCTACATCTTCGGTTTGTTTCTTATCAAACCCAGTATATCTTCAGAACAGTTGGAATATATGGCACAATTTACATTGGGATTATTTTATGACATTTGAAtcctctttttaaaaataaataaataactgcatGAAAGCGAagcagggatttttttttttaattctttgtgTTCCGTAAAAAAAGCCCATTTTAGAATCGTAAGGCAAgagctgacttttttttttttttatccatatAGCTGCCTGTTACCATGCCAGGTTATTTCCAAATAGCCtatgtgattatttttatttattttattttttaggtttttaaatgtgctgttGGTTAATGTTGTAACTGCAGTTTTGTCTTGTTCTTATCTCATTCTAGATTTACTTTTAGTTTCttacttttacttttagttCTAGATTTAGTTTGAATTGATATTGTCACGTAATATTGTTATATAATGTGAACTTGCCATGCCTTTACTTTTAGTGAATTGACGCCTGAGGGACGGTccatcattttttttccctcccaaATTAAGACAGTTGAAAAACACAGAGACAGAGCGCGTTTATGATAATCTGAAAGCCACGCCCACCAggggggaaaacaatccaaccgtctccattgagtTTGTATTGTGAGGCTGCCtctttgtcttttctgacttattacaaaaaacagaacaatgtctaaaagctgctgtgtgacaaggtgtacagctaacaagctaaaaaacccagaaataagtttttataagctgtcggccccaaaaaacgaatgtttaaggacataaaagtggatacaggcagtgagacagaacACAAAGGGTCATAattactataagaaatacactggagggggtcgtaatcggtgacaacatatgctaaacaaaccaacaaagacaaaccattcattattttttaccatgtcaaagaattatttcacctgtcgccgaaTACGTTCTCCTCCAATGCATTTCataaaatttcatttcatttcatttcaaaaatGTTTGTGAATGTTTATGAATTAATGCATGTAAACCTTCTTTATCTTTTACTGCAAAACACATAATGCTCTATATGAACAgaaactgcagcactttcacaaGGTTTTAGTTGATTTCTACAAGCTTTCCACAGCAATTACAATGTTAGAATTGAATTACAAGTGGAAATTGATCAGCTACAAAACTAAAGTTACTAATGCGggtttatttacaaatatttatatggAGAAGACAGTTGGCAAATGTATGAGGAATATTATAGTTATGTggataataaatatatatataatataatcagtGGCGAGCGGTGACTCTTTTAACCGGGTATGCTGGGTGGTGCTACATGTAAAAAAACGTGGCCGACGCAGTTACGCTGAGTGGGTTTATAGCTTATAGACCAGAGGCGTCAAACATACGGCCCGCAAAGATGTCCAATCTGGGgtgatttgaactataataaaaaaataataaaaataaacagagaTGCAGTAGTCCATTGGCcataaatccaaatgtttttagtttattttggtCAATCTTTATTCcgggcttgcaaacaaactgctttgtaataattatttatcaaaaataatatttatgaagTCTGTCAACAGGACGTTAACACAGATACACACTGAACACGGACACAAAGAGGAGAACAGACGCACCAGCAGAGGAAACACTGCACCAGCACAAGATCACTGTTCGCGAAATATAGaagattaatataaatattgatatgaatgtatctctgaagggaactgtcttcagtcaagttttgatggcttttcctcttatctccaTATGAAGTAGAAGCTAAGCAGCGCTGCTTTGTATATagtggtaaccatggaaacgctATATCACTGTTGTTCCAtgagcgccacctactgtcagagagtgaatttacattttattcagtccgtctgctgaTTGTGCAGGTGTCTTATGAAGCtcaatttcacaaagctaaaatcagaccatgctgtttttactgttaatcttgaaattatacaataatgTAAGCCGAAGAGCGTGCACTAAAGgctccggtatacttcaaacaaaatcaaagaacgaactgatgtgacgtcatttcgaacaaaatcaggccaaagcgaagttcgttttgtgttctttttggaagttcaaaACTGCTTGCCAAAGCGTACATTCAGGAAAAGTTCACTCCAGCaccaaaacaccttcgtactaccattggtcagtgacgatgACGTAACAGGAcgtgtgcgctgaggctccgccttcactcgccGTGGAGCGCGTCTCTTGAGTCATTTCGTGTGTTTGAGTTCGTcgaggtaagatctccgcgggtgaaaacatgaacacactggatagccgctttatagtacatgAAGTTGCTTGTAaaaaatgaggcactgacactgtttttcatgtttgatactgtaaagctgcttgagtttaagcaatctattgaataaagagCTATATGAAGACGTGATGTGACTGGAGTGCCCGTGCTAACATTCCCACGCTGTTATGATCAGACACTTTTCTGgtgctttctataataaatgcttgctgtttcctcatttttgttgtgtttgttttgttactgagaagaaagtgcacggcacatatttacatattcatctaaccgtcgctctcagcagtgtgagCGGagtcagatgttcgtttacagaATATCGCTGctcacgcatttcgaacttcgttttacccctaaacgaagaacaaaaaagaacttcgtttgaagtatactggGGCCTTAACATTTTCAGAGTCGCTTCAACACAAAACAGGAAACtcgtgaatattcatgtaagctccGCCCAGTGTCACCGTCAATCTCAGACACTGAATATTTCAGAACACCgctgttacaatatattcagtttttctgaaatattctgttccactggaTGGCGTGAATATTCATGAGATCCTCctattgtgggcgtgtccttgagacaatggaactgaaaatattagtacacgCTCCTCAAATTTCgcaaaggtaataaaatattcattgTTAGTCAACAGTTCACATGTTTAAAACAATGCATAGTTTGTGTAATATATGATAAATCGACTGAGCTATTTTAACTGATTGAGGACAGGCATTCAGATAAACAGTTAACGCAAGGATACAGCAGAGCAAACGAGTGAATAACCTTATTTTACACTGATTATTCAATCAATGTTGGTGCACATTGAGTTTTTCACTTTCAGCTGTTTTTCCAGCAAATTtcttaacatgtaaatatttttaaacaaaaagattcAACAGCTGAGACATAAACTGATCAAATTTCACAGACGTTTGATGAACATGTGAAAGTCTGGTGTGGCACCTGCAGCTTTACAGAGGAGCATCTCATCCTCATGGACAGCACCAGATTTGCAGCtcttgctgtgagatgttactCCACTCTTCCATCAATGCATTTCACGTTCTCAAACATGTCTGGTGGACTTATGGTTACATGTGGTTTGGCACTGGAAGGACAATCAGCTGTCCTTCTGTCTCCCTGTAGCACTGTCTCAGGCATCTCACATTACagacattgcagtttattgctctgTTCTCATCTGCAGTCCTCTTGTCTCCTGCAGCAGGACTAAGGCACGTTCACACAGGTGATCAGAGACCCTGGGCATCTTTATTCTGCTGTTTCTCTGAGTCAGTAGAAAGCTCACTTTAGTGTCCTAAGTTATTGTAACTGACCTATAGTTGTATGTGCAATAattgaaaaacatgacaaacattgttaaaacctTTTCTAAAGATATGTAAAGCTTATTTGGCTTGTACAAAATTATCTCTAAAATATTATCTtgaaaattgacttttttttgcagatttttttcatcttttcttAGTTTCctaataatatgaaaaaaataacacttcaCTTTAGGATTTAATAAAGTctctttaaaattatttaccaACTGAGAAAGCAATTCAATGACAGAACAATCACAGTAAGTATGTATATATGTCTGATTATCCACATGACAATATTATTCCTCATACTTTTGCCAAGTGTCTTCTCcatatagcctaaatatttgtaaataaaaccTGCATTAGTAACTTTAGGTTTGTAGCTGATTAATTTAACCACTTGTAATTCAATTCTAACACTTTTTTATCTGTTGTGGAAAGcgcattaaaataaaaccttGTGAAAGTGCTGCAGGGAAGCTAATATCACTGTCTCATCATGTTTCTGTTCATATAGAGAGCattgtgtgttttgcagaaaaGGATAAAGAAGGTTTACATTAATTCATGCATGTCAAAAACATAAAGGGAACATAAACCTTATTACCCTCaatgtgttttaataataatgtccGGTAAACGTTATGCAGGCTATCTGAGAAAGCAATAGGGAATGACACAATAATCACAACTgaagcttttattatgccaccacagatacatttatattttatcttatcaaacgaactaaaatcaaatcaaaacagttgaaacaaacaaactcgATGCTCATTTCCTAACGATAGACCAGAGACTGGAATCACTGCTAAATTATCACTCATGACTCAATGTGAGCTACAAACGTTTGAGCATTCATAAGCAGTCATTAATAAAGAAGAATCATAAATTTATTTGACGCAGAAACACAATCAGGTTACAGAAAACAGTTCTGTGATCCAAGAACAATCCACTAACATGTTCAGTGGTGCTTTAACTCAAAACAGAaactcatgaatattcatgtaagctccGCCCACTGTCACCGTCAATCTCTGACCCTGAATATTTCAGAACAGCGGCTCTGATGAATAGCTGTTCTCACTGTCCAATGACAGCGCATGTTACATTCACAGTGACAGAGGATTGGCTCTTCACACTGAGGTGAAAGCTGATTGGTTGCTCCACGTGTGTCCTGACCAATGGCGTTTTTAACTCGACTGACAAACGGATAAAGAAAAGCAATTGACCAATGCTtttaaaaagagatttaaaatgatttattaatgtacgtttaaaacatgaatcaaataaacagttttaaatgtgtgtatttattgaTGCGTGTAAAAATGTCCATTTGTGTGTGAATGATTAAATTGATGAATTGATTGTTGATGTTATTTTTCAGTGGGTTAGTGGATCTAAATCTGTAAGAGTCACTCCTGCTCCTCATAACGACACCacatgacacaatatacatGAACACTGAGTTCAACATTTACTTCATCATGTGATTTTGAGTCATTAACACACATTTATTGTCGTGATATTTCAGTGTTAATGTCATGAAGAGACTCTACAAcatctgattcatcaacacagtttcactgatgatccagTATGATAAACcctaaacccaggatagagcggttgagtgaatgtggtctggactgtgtggatgaggatcattgtgtctccagagacgctgtagaaggacagagttcctgcactgtgatccacatacactcctactctATAGTGATACTCCTCATTCACTGTTCTGCTGATGATGGGCTTTACAGGGAGATCAGTGTCTATCTTATTGTGTCTGAATAAGTATCTGATAGGAGAGCagatcaaactccaggactgatcattagatCTAAACAAACACTCATAACACACTCCTGTTCTATTGTGAttcacatcatcatcatcatcatcatcatcatacacTTCTGTTCTGCTGATGATGGGCTTTACAGGGAGATCAGTCACTATCTTATTGTGCCAGAATGAGTAACTGTCAGGAGAGCAtctcaaactccaggactgatcattagcTCCAAACTCACACTCTTCACCCgctcccttcctgctgatgctcttatatgacactgatatatacGCATatccactccactcaatctcccagtaacagcgtcgatCACTCACACTCTCTCCACACAACACCTGATGCCAataatcaaatctgtctggatgatcaggatcaCGATACTGCTGACTCTTTGGGACAGTGTCAGTAATCActctgttcctctcagacagacaaaggtatttattcactgtgttcagatccagagtgatCCGATGGGAATCTGgtggagataaaacacatcacaatcaggaatCATCTTTTAATCTACACtgtaaacatgatttctgctgcTTGTTAAATGAACTTCATTAAAATGAGTTAAAGCACACAATTACTGCACATTCTGTCCTGATTTAATGgagtaaatccacttaaacaCGTCAAACTGAAGTTCACTTCATCATTATTggtgttgaacgaactgaaactgggcagttcccagcatgctttgctctgGTCTGGATCTATCACAGAATCTGAGGAGTTCATGTAGGATTTGTCTCAGATCTGAACTTGATTTAGGATCTTCTGGTCTCTAGTTGTGAATTTTAAAGCCTCCTGTAGAACTGAACACTCGTCACAGTTTATGAGTTTTAATCCTCTTTAATGTGTGGAAACATGTAGTGCTAGAGCTGAGCCCAGATAGAGACCGTCTAACAACATGAGGAGGAAAAAAACATCCtatgttttttactttaaagcggtctggtgaacacacacacacacacacacacacacacacacacacacacacacacacacacacacacacacacacacgtgtgtgACTGCAACTGAGAGCACTTTTATAGAAATTGgcaaataaaatcaacaaaactgacctaaattttaaaaatgttacatgtaaaggtaaaataaagtaaaataagtaAAGGTCTGATCCTTGACCATAAACACAAATTGGAACAAACTTTCtatctcactcacacacacacacacacacacacacacactataattCCTAAAGTTTTTTCACAAACCTCTAGATGGTAGTATTCTATCCCTAACACATAGAGCAATGTCCAAATACAATTCAGATTTAATTAAGTTCATCATTAAAGtgattttttcattaaaaatcaatttttcaTGAGCCAATTTATGACATGGTTAAGTAATTATGCAGTAAATAggtaaaagaaaatacaaaatatgcaCTAAAACACAGCATAAATGCATAGATGAGAAGTAAATAGAAAATGATATTTAGTTTATCATATAAACAAATGTATATTTCCTTGTGCAGTCGCTCtgtaaaagtttggggtcaatttgaccccaAGGGACTAAATCGTCGGTACaattaagggtgcgttcacacttgtagttcggttcgtttggttcatttggtctgaaccaaagaaaaaaaacatttagtcctggtccgattagcgttcagattgtcAATTTTATCACTGAACCAAAAGATACTGAACCTTAAGGCATAGGGACACATTCACAACCTGATTGGTCATTTTTTATGatgtattgcctattttgaggctgAACTTACTGAAGATCAGat
Above is a genomic segment from Megalobrama amblycephala isolate DHTTF-2021 linkage group LG14, ASM1881202v1, whole genome shotgun sequence containing:
- the LOC125245677 gene encoding stonustoxin subunit alpha-like; this translates as LSPPDSHRITLDLNTVNKYLCLSERNRVITDTVPKSQQYRDPDHPDRFDYWHQVLCGESVSDRRCYWEIEWSGYAYISVSYKSISRKGAGEECEFGANDQSWSLRCSPDSYSFWHNKIVTDLPVKPIISRTEVYDDDDDDDDVNHNRTGVCYECLFRSNDQSWSLICSPIRYLFRHNKIDTDLPVKPIISRTVNEEYHYRVGVYVDHSAGTLSFYSVSGDTMILIHTVQTTFTQPLYPGFRVYHTGSSVKLC